The Benincasa hispida cultivar B227 chromosome 11, ASM972705v1, whole genome shotgun sequence genome has a segment encoding these proteins:
- the LOC120090009 gene encoding uncharacterized protein LOC120090009 isoform X2, whose protein sequence is MSSFNHGSPLVPPNHSLVRSIEFPYSQFSQHIIFSFHKLPFFPFSLPSPILTSNGSINSSLLFAVPFGFLRQHLPRLTVGTKLNKSTSCKSLGELELEEVKGFMDLGFEFKKENLSPRMVKLLPGLQRLRTDQINKQNLEEEDDDDDDENDDDKKRDIARPYLSEAWTIKRSNSPLLNLRMPKVSSTSDMKKHLKSWAKTVAFEIQ, encoded by the exons ATGTCTAGTTTCAACCATGGATCGCCTTTGGTACCACCAAATCATTCTTTGGTCAGATCCATTGAGTTCCCATATTCCCAATTTTCTCAACACATCATCTTTTCATTTCACAAACTTCCCTTCTTCCCCTTCTCCCTCCCCTCTCCCATTCTCACCTCTAATGGATCAATCAATTCTTCCCTCCTCTTCGCCGTCCCCTTCGGTTTCCTCCGACAACATCTCCCTCGTCTCACAG TGGGAACAAAATTGAACAAATCTACAAGTTGTAAAAGCTTGGGGGAGTTGGAACTTGAAGAAGTTAAAGGGTTTATGGACTTAGGGTTTgaatttaagaaagaaaatttgagcCCTCGAATGGTGAAGTTGCTACCTGGCTTACAAAGGCTTAGAACTgatcaaataaacaaacaaaatctcgaagaagaagacgacgacgacgacgacgaaAATGATGATGATAAGAAGAGAGATATAGCAAGACCATATCTTTCAGAGGCATGGACAATAAAAAGATCAAATTCTCCTCTTTTAAATCTAAGGATGCCAAAGGTTTCTTCAACCTCTGACATGAAGAAACACCTCAAGTCTTGGGCTAAAACTGTTGcatttgaaattcaataa
- the LOC120090456 gene encoding syntaxin-71 — MSVIDLLTRVDAICQKYDKYDVEKQRDLNVSGDDAFARLYASVEADIEAALQKAEDASKEKNRASIVALNAEIRRTKARLLEEVPKLQRLAVKRVKGLSTEDLTTRNDLVLALPDRIQAIPDGTVTSTKNNGGWTSSASRAEIKFDSDGRFDDEYFQHTEESSQFRQEYEMRKMKQDQGLDMISEGLDTLKNMAHDMNEEIDRQVPLMDEIDTKVDKAASDLKNTNVRLKDTVNQLRSSRNFCIDIILLCIILGIAAYLYNVLKK; from the exons ATGAGCGTGATCGACCTTTTGACCAGAGTAGATGCAATTTGCCAGAAGTACGACAAGTACGATGTTGAAAAGCAGAGAGATCTCAATGTCTCCGGTGACGATGCCTTCGCTCGACTCTATGCCTCTGTCGAAGCTGACATTGAAGCCGCTCTCCAG AAAGCGGAGGATGCTTCTAAAGAGAAGAATAGGGCATCTATAGTGGCGTTGAATGCGGAGATTCGTCGTACCAAGGCTCGATTACTGGAGGAGGTCCCCAAATTGCAGAGGTTGGCTGTAAAGAGG GTTAAAGGACTATCGACTGAAGATCTTACCACTCGAAATGATTTGGTGCTTGCATTGCCGGATAGGATTCAAGCTATACCAGATGGAACTGTGACTTCCACGAAGAATAATGGGGGTTGGACATCCTCAGCTTCACGTGCTGAAATCAAATTTGACTCAG ATGGGCGATTTGATGATGAGTACTTCCAACACACTGAGGAGTCGAGTCAGTTCAGGCAAGAGTATGAAATGCGGAAAATGAAGCAG GATCAAGGACTGGACATGATATCAGAAGGGTTAGATACTCTGAAGAACATGGCACATGATATGAATGAG GAAATTGACAGGCAAGTCCCTCTGATGGACGAGATCGACACTAAG GTGGACAAGGCTGCATCTGACCTTAAAAACACCAACGTTAGATTAAAGGATACAGTTAACCAG CTAAGGTCCAGCAGAAATTTCTGTATCGATATCATTTTGTTGTGTATAATCTTGGGGATTGCTGCCTATCTATACAA
- the LOC120090009 gene encoding uncharacterized protein LOC120090009 isoform X1: MAMNTNTLCLVSTMDRLWYHQIILWSDPLSSHIPNFLNTSSFHFTNFPSSPSPSPLPFSPLMDQSILPSSSPSPSVSSDNISLVSQDYYSNDEDKNKQDGKKEPSEESLNNLKLSVGTKLNKSTSCKSLGELELEEVKGFMDLGFEFKKENLSPRMVKLLPGLQRLRTDQINKQNLEEEDDDDDDENDDDKKRDIARPYLSEAWTIKRSNSPLLNLRMPKVSSTSDMKKHLKSWAKTVAFEIQ, from the exons ATGGCTATGAACACAAATACTTTATGTCTAGTTTCAACCATGGATCGCCTTTGGTACCACCAAATCATTCTTTGGTCAGATCCATTGAGTTCCCATATTCCCAATTTTCTCAACACATCATCTTTTCATTTCACAAACTTCCCTTCTTCCCCTTCTCCCTCCCCTCTCCCATTCTCACCTCTAATGGATCAATCAATTCTTCCCTCCTCTTCGCCGTCCCCTTCGGTTTCCTCCGACAACATCTCCCTCGTCTCACAG GATTACTATAGTAATGATGAAGACAAAAACAAACAAGATGGGAAGAAAGAGCCAAGTGAAGAAAGTCTCAACAATCTCAAACTTTCAG TGGGAACAAAATTGAACAAATCTACAAGTTGTAAAAGCTTGGGGGAGTTGGAACTTGAAGAAGTTAAAGGGTTTATGGACTTAGGGTTTgaatttaagaaagaaaatttgagcCCTCGAATGGTGAAGTTGCTACCTGGCTTACAAAGGCTTAGAACTgatcaaataaacaaacaaaatctcgaagaagaagacgacgacgacgacgacgaaAATGATGATGATAAGAAGAGAGATATAGCAAGACCATATCTTTCAGAGGCATGGACAATAAAAAGATCAAATTCTCCTCTTTTAAATCTAAGGATGCCAAAGGTTTCTTCAACCTCTGACATGAAGAAACACCTCAAGTCTTGGGCTAAAACTGTTGcatttgaaattcaataa